The segment GGTAAAAATACCGAAGGGGACACAGAATAATGAGATTATTCCTATTCGCGGAGAGGGATTTCCTAATGTGCATGGCTATGGGAAAGGCAACCTTTTGGTACAAGTAAGTGTTGAAGTGCCTGTGAAAATGACTGCCAGACAGGAAGATTTGCTGCGGGAGTTTGCTGAGATTGAAAAGAAAAACGTTTCTCCCCGGCAAAAGAAATTTTTTGAGAAAATGGGAAATTCTTTCAAATAAATACGATATAAATAATATTTTAATACAAAAATTAACAGAAAATAGATTTATGTAAGGAGGGTGTATGCCAACGTACGACTATAAATGCAGTGAATGTGATTATACTTTTGAACTATTTCAGCATATAACGGAAAAACCTGTAGAGAAATGTCCTGTTTGCGGCGTACTCAGAGTTGAAAGAATGATCGGTGCCGGAAGCGGAATCATCTTCAGGGGTTCCGGTTTTTATCAGACAGATTACAGAAGCAATGAATATAAATCAAAGGCAAAGAAGGATTCCGAGTCTGTGAAATCTGAAGCAAAAACATCAGAAAAAAAATAAAAATACATGGCCAGAATTAAATGTCCTAACTGTAGAAAAGAGCTTTTCTACCACAATATAAAAGACATACCAGATTTTCCTTTTTGTACGAAGCGATGTAAACAAATTGACCTTGGAGCGTGGTTAGACGAAAAATATCGTATTGAGGAACCGATAAGTCAGGAAGCGTTGAGCCGAATTGATGAAGGAGAAAAGGAGGATGACTGAAGAAAAAATACAAAGGCATGATTGGCGGGATATTTTTTGTGCCTTTAAGATGGCATTTGATCCTAAAAGGATGTTCCTCGGTTATGCTGCCATTTTAGCAAGTTTAATTTGGTGCATCGCTGCAACGGCGGTTTTCTCGTCATTAAAGCTATTCAATGTCACACCCTCTGTCTTTATAAACCTTGTTTTGTCACCAGCGAAAGAAGGACTTCCGGTTATTTTCAGGAATATAGTATCAGCTGCTGTACCTTTTAATATTGGTGAATTTTTTGCTTTTACGGTGATTGCCTTTGGTCTTCTTGCTATCTGGTCTTTTGCAGGCGGCGCTATTACAAGGATCGCTTCGCTGGATTATGCCATAGACCAAAGTGTACGGTTAATAGATGTTTTGAAATTTTCAAGGAAAAAATTTTGGTCTTATTTCTGGTCTCCGCTGGTACCCGTAATTGGCGTCTTGTTTTTTGCCCTGTGTAATGTAGCCGTTGGATTTATTGGGAGAGTGCCTGTTTTTGGTGAAATTC is part of the Candidatus Jettenia sp. AMX2 genome and harbors:
- a CDS encoding zinc ribbon domain-containing protein encodes the protein MPTYDYKCSECDYTFELFQHITEKPVEKCPVCGVLRVERMIGAGSGIIFRGSGFYQTDYRSNEYKSKAKKDSESVKSEAKTSEKK
- the yacG gene encoding DNA gyrase inhibitor YacG, whose amino-acid sequence is MARIKCPNCRKELFYHNIKDIPDFPFCTKRCKQIDLGAWLDEKYRIEEPISQEALSRIDEGEKEDD